The genomic segment TTCCTGAGACGATTTGGCTTGGTTTGCCACCGATTTTATTTGGTTTAGCGCAGTTTGTTGTCCATGGAATCGTGATTCCTAAGAAGCTAGGTCAATTTTACAATCCTGGACTGGCTGCAGTTGTGTTGGGGCATATTCCTTTGGCTTTATATTATCTCTATCATATCCACTCAACTGGTGTCGTTACAGCAAGGGACTGGCTTTTTGCAATTCTTTACTTGGCCCTGTTCATAGTAGTCATCATGAGCAAAATGACCTTTACATGGCTAGCTGACAAAGCATCTCCTTACCCTTTCGATGATGAGGAACTGAAAAAATTCAATGTTGAAGAAAAGCTTGCCCGTCTTATAAAATAAGCCAGCAATGGCCATTTTTTATATGTACGCCATACCAAGTGAGATTCGGCTGGCGGTTCTATGGATCTATTCCTTGCTGTCCAAAATCAAGGTAACAGGACCCCAATTGACGAGCGACACGTCCATCATAGCGCCAAAACGCCCCGTCTCCACTTGCAGACCGTGCTGCTGGCGAAGATAGGCATTAAACTGCTCGTAGAGCGGCTCCGCATGGTCTGGGCGGGCAGCAGCCATAAAGTTCGGTCTCCGGCCTTTGCGGCTGTCTCCATACAGAGTAAACTGGGATACCGACAAAATCGCGCCACTCTTATCGACGATGGATAAATTCATTTTTCCGGCCTCATCCTCAAAAATGCGCAGGCCCGCGATTTTATCGGCCATCCATTTGATGTCGGCTTCCGTATCTTCATGGGTAATCCCAACGAGCAGCACATATCCAAAGTTGATTGCTCCTGTTACTTCTCCTTCGACGGTCACGCTCGCCTGCTTGCTTCTCTGAATAACAACCTTCATGCTTTCCATCCTCTCTCTAAAAAAGAAGAAGGCGGCAAAATACGCCGCCATCTCTATGCTAATGCTTCCGACTATGCTATTGCTTCCCACTTAGTTTAAGAAGCGAGC from the Paenibacillus sp. BIHB 4019 genome contains:
- a CDS encoding HXXEE domain-containing protein → MNFFRRHWYNVGLVVALASIVYLIFAWNGMGILQKVIFMNFIVILLHQFEEYGWPGGEPAILNLVLKSSPTPSYYPLNQNTAMVTNVLVSYVFYLLPLFFPETIWLGLPPILFGLAQFVVHGIVIPKKLGQFYNPGLAAVVLGHIPLALYYLYHIHSTGVVTARDWLFAILYLALFIVVIMSKMTFTWLADKASPYPFDDEELKKFNVEEKLARLIK
- the dtd gene encoding D-aminoacyl-tRNA deacylase, which encodes MKVVIQRSKQASVTVEGEVTGAINFGYVLLVGITHEDTEADIKWMADKIAGLRIFEDEAGKMNLSIVDKSGAILSVSQFTLYGDSRKGRRPNFMAAARPDHAEPLYEQFNAYLRQQHGLQVETGRFGAMMDVSLVNWGPVTLILDSKE